From a region of the Armatimonas rosea genome:
- a CDS encoding NAD-dependent epimerase/dehydratase family protein — MKILITGVSGFLAHALAERLLEQGYAVLGVARSAPRHAGIPYATLDLTDFSSTLALLERELPEQIFHLAAVSVLQHAGGPEGARGMLEANVAGTWNLLEASRRLEIPQVVVASSDKQYGALAVPPYDDEDSTAFANGGLYELSKAQQDQVARLYAGLYETPAIRVARLANVYGPGDLHWSRIVPGTIRRTVEGVAPRITAGKAGESLREYVFLDDALAGLLALAADAQSRGNAPLQRIDGKLARVAFNIGSPHRHAAASVIQTVQQVLAEDFGIVGPPPEVQPGVVGVFEPGSQFNRLERLRELMPHYSPRSLHEGLRLTIPWYLEQLRQG; from the coding sequence CGGAGTCGCTCGCTCTGCGCCCCGCCACGCAGGCATCCCCTACGCCACGCTTGATCTCACCGACTTTTCCAGCACACTGGCCCTGCTTGAGAGAGAGCTGCCCGAGCAGATCTTCCACCTCGCTGCTGTCTCCGTCCTACAACACGCGGGGGGACCTGAGGGGGCACGGGGAATGTTGGAGGCGAATGTCGCGGGCACCTGGAATCTCTTGGAGGCAAGCCGACGCCTGGAGATTCCCCAGGTTGTTGTGGCATCGTCGGATAAGCAGTACGGCGCACTGGCGGTGCCTCCCTACGACGACGAAGACTCGACGGCTTTCGCCAATGGGGGCCTCTATGAGCTCTCGAAAGCACAGCAGGATCAGGTTGCTCGTCTCTATGCGGGGCTCTACGAGACTCCTGCGATCCGTGTGGCACGCCTGGCAAATGTCTATGGCCCCGGTGACCTGCACTGGAGCCGCATTGTCCCTGGGACGATCCGTCGGACGGTGGAGGGGGTGGCTCCGCGGATCACGGCCGGCAAAGCAGGGGAGTCGCTACGAGAGTATGTCTTCCTCGACGATGCTCTTGCGGGCTTGCTAGCCCTTGCCGCAGACGCACAGAGCCGCGGCAATGCTCCTCTTCAGCGTATCGATGGCAAGCTGGCGCGGGTTGCCTTTAACATTGGCTCGCCGCATCGCCATGCTGCGGCCTCGGTGATCCAGACGGTTCAGCAGGTGCTTGCGGAGGACTTTGGTATCGTTGGGCCGCCCCCCGAGGTGCAGCCGGGAGTGGTGGGAGTCTTCGAGCCGGGCTCGCAGTTTAACCGTCTAGAGCGTCTTCGGGAGCTGATGCCGCACTACTCTCCCCGCTCGCTTCATGAGGGACTGCGCCTGACGATTCCCTGGTACTTGGAGCAACTACGGCAAGGGTAG